A genomic region of Streptomyces sp. R33 contains the following coding sequences:
- a CDS encoding metal ABC transporter ATP-binding protein has translation MESQPAEAADQPVISLRGATASLGSRPVLRGVDLTVRRGEVVALLGANGSGKSTAVRAVVGQVPLSDGELALFGTDFKRFRAWSRIGYVPQRTTAASGVPATVREVVSSGRLARSRFGILRKADKAAVERALTLVDMSQYADASVNALSGGQHQRVLIARALAGEPELLIMDEPMAGVDLANQEVLANALREQVAAGSTVLLVLHELGPLEPLIDRAVVLRDGCVVHDGAPPEAVGQHALPGHDHVHPHAAHDAEPLRTGLLS, from the coding sequence ATGGAGTCCCAGCCCGCCGAGGCAGCGGACCAGCCCGTCATATCCCTGCGCGGGGCCACCGCCTCGCTCGGCTCGCGCCCCGTGTTGCGCGGGGTCGACCTCACCGTCCGGCGCGGCGAGGTCGTCGCCCTGCTCGGCGCCAACGGCTCCGGCAAGTCCACGGCCGTGCGCGCCGTCGTCGGCCAGGTCCCGCTGTCCGACGGCGAGCTCGCGCTGTTCGGCACCGACTTCAAGCGCTTCCGCGCCTGGTCGCGCATCGGATACGTCCCGCAGCGCACCACCGCCGCCAGCGGCGTCCCGGCCACCGTCCGCGAGGTCGTCTCCTCCGGCCGGCTCGCCCGCTCCCGCTTCGGCATCCTCCGCAAAGCCGACAAGGCGGCCGTCGAGCGGGCCCTGACCCTCGTCGACATGAGCCAGTACGCCGACGCCTCCGTCAATGCCCTCTCCGGCGGCCAGCACCAGCGCGTGCTCATCGCGCGGGCGCTCGCCGGGGAACCCGAACTGCTGATCATGGACGAGCCGATGGCCGGCGTGGACCTCGCCAACCAGGAGGTCCTCGCGAACGCCCTGCGCGAGCAGGTCGCCGCCGGCTCGACCGTCCTGCTCGTCCTGCACGAGCTGGGCCCGCTGGAGCCGCTGATCGACCGCGCCGTCGTCCTGCGCGACGGCTGCGTCGTCCACGACGGCGCGCCCCCGGAGGCCGTGGGCCAGCACGCCCTGCCCGGCCACGACCACGTACACCCCCACGCGGCGCACGACGCCGAGCCGCTCCGGACGGGACTGCTGAGCTGA